The proteins below are encoded in one region of Helianthus annuus cultivar XRQ/B chromosome 2, HanXRQr2.0-SUNRISE, whole genome shotgun sequence:
- the LOC110890700 gene encoding uncharacterized protein LOC110890700, whose product MSISVESNNLSFVNDLNPAKDMWNMKERIIRKWNQGYKMEIIFIDEKGAKIQGGIKSHLIPVFDGQLQEDAVVILSKFGVGENKDLYKVVVQPYKINFYRCTTVTRVRDWQGVEYGFNFRAYEDILQGEVLNALSVSSVYFYVAGSVISCGDLEIFDRPPKETKKMNFDIEDLDGKVLRCTVWNGYALQIKDFISKIPPHEHVMVVIQHGKCKEWRGIFVTSCKS is encoded by the exons ATGTCAATATCAGTTGAGAGTAATAATCTTAGTTTTGTTAACGATTTGAATCCTGCTAAGGATATGTGGAACATGAAGGAGAGAATTATACGAAAATGGAATCAGGGTTACAAAATGgagatcatcttcattgatgagaAG GGTGCTAAGATTCAAGGAGGTATTAAAAGTCATCTGATACCTGTTTTTGATGGACAACTGCAAGAAGATGCTGTTGTGATTCTTTCGAAGTTTGGTGTTGGTGAgaataaagatttatataaaGTAGTAGTGCAGCCttataaaatcaacttttatAGATGCACAACTGTTACTCGTGTGAGAGATTGGCAAGGTGTTGAGTATGGTTTCAATTTCAGAGCTTATGAAGATATTCTTCAAGGAGAGGTGTTAAACGCTTTGAGTGTTAGTAGtgtatattttt ATGTTGCTGGATCTGTGATTTCTTGTGGAGATCTTGAAATATTTGATCGACCTCCAAAGGAGACTAAGAAGATGAATTTCGATATTGAAGATTTGGA TGGTAAGGTTTTGCGGTGTACTGTGTGGAATGGTTATGCTCTGCAGATTAAGGACTTCATTTCTAAAATCCCACCTCATGAGCATGTGATGGTTGTTATACAGCATGGAAAGTGTAAGGAATGGAGAGGTATTTTTGTTACTTCCTGCAAATCATAA
- the LOC110915935 gene encoding uncharacterized protein LOC110915935 has product MGARICVVILFFWALLTIVTPILVHLSTNPNLMECYDEEELVDYQSSIGLRFWWRRKCRYTEGPLEPISTPTPAPTSTPYDNRRPQYYMMEIKCKNSSRKVLVTVQQQ; this is encoded by the exons ATGGGTGCAAGAATCTGTGTTGTTATACTATTCTTTTGGGCACTTCTCACCATCGTCACACCTATTCTTGTTCACCTGTCCACCAATCCAAATCTCATGGAATGTTACG ATGAAGAGGAGTTGGTTGACTATCAAAGTAGTATAGGGTTGAGGTTCTGGTGGAGAAGAAAATGTCGATATACCGAAGGTCCTCTTGAACCGATATCTACACCAACACCGGCACCAACATCAACACCTTACGATAATCGAAGGCCTCAATATTATATGATGGAAATAAAGTGCAAGAATTCGTCTAGAAAAGTTTTAGTGACAGTTCAACAACAATAA
- the LOC110915923 gene encoding phenylcoumaran benzylic ether reductase TP7: MAAEKSKILIIGGTGYIGKFVVEASAKSGHPTFALVRESTVADSVKGPLVERFKNSGVTLVHGDLNDHESLVKAIKQVDVVISTVGNMQIGDQTKIIAAIKEAGNVKRFFPSEFGTDVDHQNALEPASSAFAGKKQIRRAIEAEGIPYTYVACNCFAGYFLPTLVQPGATSPPRDKVTILGDGNPKVVFNEEHDVGTYTIKAVDDPRTLNKILYIKPPKNTCSFNELVSLWEKKIGKSLEKTYVPGEQVVKLIQGSPFPNNLFLALNHSIFVNGDLTNFKIEPSFGVEASELYPDVKYTTVEEYLDRFVE, from the exons ATGGCAGCCGAGAAGAGCAAGATTCTGATCATCGGTGGAACCGGGTACATCGGAAAATTTGTAGTCGAAGCTAGTGCAAAATCCGGCCACCCAACCTTCGCTCTTGTTCGAGAATCCACGGTAGCAGATTCTGTGAAGGGTCCGCTTGTTGAGAGGTTCAAGAACTCTGGTGTCACTCTTGTTCAT GGTGATCTGAATGATCATGAAAGTTTAGTGAAGGCTATTAAGCAGGTGGATGTGGTGATTTCAACTGTGGGTAATATGCAAATAGGAGATCAAACCAAAATTATTGCCGCTATTAAAGAAGCTGGAAATGTTAAG AGGTTTTTTCCATCCGAGTTTGGTACGGATGTGGATCATCAAAACGCGCTTGAGCCCGCAAGTTCGGCTTTCGCTGGGAAAAAGCAAATCCGTCGGGCGATTGAGGCCGAGGGGATTCCATACACATATGTGGCTTGCAACTGCTTTGCGGGTTACTTTCTGCCTACATTGGTTCAGCCTGGAGCCACCAGCCCACCTAGAGATAAAGTAACCATTCTTGGCGATGGAAATCCCAAAG TTGTTTTTAATGAAGAACATGATGTTGGTACTTACACAATCAAAGCTGTGGATGATCCAAGAACATTAAACAAGATTCTTTACATCAAACCACCTAAAAACACTTGCTCCTTTAATGAACTTGTTTCCCTTTGGGAGAAGAAGATTGGGAAATCCCTAGAGAAAACCTATGTTCCTGGGGAACAAGTTGTGAAGCTTATTCAAG GGTCTCCATTTCCGAACAATCTTTTCTTAGCCCTCAACCACTCGATTTTTGTAAACGGAGATCTTACCAACTTCAAGATAGAACCATCGTTTGGCGTTGAGGCTTCTGAGCTGTATCCGGATGTGAAATACACAACTGTTGAGGAATATCTTGATCGATTTGTTGAGTGA